The region CCCGCCGAGGAGACCCGCGGCCACGCCCGCAACGCCATTGGCGGCGAGAACGACATTATGGATAGCATCTACAGCGACTGTCTGCGCAAGGACTCCGTCTCGTGCGTCAAGTACAAGCTGTTCAACTTCGTGGACAAGGTCCTCGGCGCCCGCGACCAGTTCGCCCTGACCGAGGGCGTGACCGTGGTGCGCTCGCCCGACGCCCCTCAGCAAGAGGCCGCCCGCTCCATCTCCGGCGACGAGTCTTTCGAGTCCCTGGCCCTGAACCGCATCAGCAGCTTCCTCAACTCGCACACCATCAAGGTGGAGCTGAAGGGCGCCGACATCGTGCAGGCCGTTAGCTCCACGGGCCGCGCCCTCGAGGACGCCTCAGAGTCCCTGTTCGGCTCCAACGACCCCAACGACCCCGAGGAGAGCCGtggaaagaagaagaaggccGCCAAGATC is a window of Drosophila biarmipes strain raj3 chromosome 3R, RU_DBia_V1.1, whole genome shotgun sequence DNA encoding:
- the LOC108027447 gene encoding uncharacterized protein LOC108027447 translates to MASHKVTFGVLCLVALSAALPAEETRGHARNAIGGENDIMDSIYSDCLRKDSVSCVKYKLFNFVDKVLGARDQFALTEGVTVVRSPDAPQQEAARSISGDESFESLALNRISSFLNSHTIKVELKGADIVQAVSSTGRALEDASESLFGSNDPNDPEESRGKKKKAAKILGPILALVALKAAALLPLLLGAIALIAGKALLIGKIALVLSAVIGLKKLLSQEKHVTYEVVAHPHHSSSHSTSHDSYGSGYSADAGASSASYGSSGHGGWGRSIDAQDLAYGAQKPVQA